A single region of the Streptomyces sp. NBC_01262 genome encodes:
- a CDS encoding enoyl-CoA hydratase-related protein produces the protein MEAMEAIDEDLVLYETDKDGVATVTLNRPERKNAWSIPMERRFFAVLDEAAADPAVRVVIVTGAGRAFCPGMDVQRLEQNSQPGQSLNLSERVPMYSRRAMPKPMIAAINGACAGIGLVQALICDIRFAARGARMTTAFTRRGLAAEYNLAYVLPRVIGLENALDLLLSGRTFDADEAKALGLVSRVVEPGDLLDEARAYARDVARNCSPRAMAVVRHQVYGDLDRDFTGALRRSYSAMEFFAGSADFREGVASFTQKREPQFEGLPADFDPEDATRDEFLPY, from the coding sequence ATGGAAGCGATGGAAGCGATTGACGAGGACCTGGTGTTGTACGAGACCGACAAGGACGGGGTCGCCACCGTGACCCTGAACCGCCCCGAGCGGAAGAACGCCTGGAGCATCCCCATGGAGCGGCGGTTCTTCGCCGTACTCGACGAGGCCGCCGCCGACCCCGCCGTACGCGTCGTGATCGTCACCGGCGCGGGCCGGGCCTTCTGCCCCGGCATGGACGTCCAGCGCCTGGAGCAGAACTCGCAGCCCGGACAGTCGCTCAACCTGAGCGAGCGCGTCCCGATGTACAGCCGCCGCGCGATGCCCAAGCCCATGATCGCCGCCATCAACGGCGCCTGCGCCGGCATCGGCCTCGTCCAGGCGCTGATCTGCGACATACGCTTCGCCGCGCGCGGCGCCCGGATGACCACCGCCTTCACCCGGCGCGGCCTGGCCGCCGAGTACAACCTGGCCTACGTCCTGCCCCGTGTCATCGGCCTGGAGAACGCACTCGACCTGCTGCTGTCCGGCCGCACCTTCGACGCCGACGAGGCCAAGGCGCTCGGCCTGGTCAGCCGCGTCGTCGAGCCCGGCGACCTGCTGGACGAGGCCCGCGCCTACGCCCGCGACGTCGCCCGCAACTGCTCGCCGCGCGCCATGGCCGTCGTACGCCACCAGGTCTACGGCGACCTCGACCGCGACTTCACCGGGGCGCTGCGGCGCAGCTACTCGGCCATGGAGTTCTTCGCCGGATCGGCGGACTTCCGGGAGGGTGTCGCGAGCTTCACGCAGAAGCGGGAGCCGCAATTCGAGGGGCTCCCGGCGGACTTCGACCCGGAGGACGCCACACGGGACGAGTTCCTGCCGTACTGA
- a CDS encoding acyl-CoA dehydrogenase family protein, whose protein sequence is MDTADFTAVLSEVRRFVRERVVPLEAEIDEKDEMPAGIREAAKKMGLFGFALPEEYGGLGLSMYEEAQLMFELGYTTPALRSMFGTNNGIAGHVLMVGGTEEQKAEWLPRIASGDVLASFALTEPDAGSDPSTLTTRAHRDGGDWVINGAKRYITNAPLADVFMTFARTDKDAPRTRGISTFLVPAGTPGLTVAPKDHKMGQFGAWTADVHFDDVRVPASAMIGGEAGLNQGFRTAMGCLAHGRVHISALCVGMAERLVDESVEYARTRVQSGKPIGAFQLVQGLIADSMTDYYAGRATVLEAARKFDTGEDTKIGPSCTKYFTSEMVSRVADRAVQVHGGAGYMRGVPVERFFRDSRLFRIYEGTSQIQQVIIAKALLGEVARG, encoded by the coding sequence GTGGACACGGCTGACTTCACGGCGGTGCTGTCCGAGGTACGACGCTTCGTGCGCGAGCGGGTCGTCCCGCTCGAAGCGGAGATCGACGAGAAGGACGAGATGCCCGCCGGCATCCGCGAGGCGGCGAAAAAGATGGGGCTCTTCGGCTTCGCGCTCCCCGAGGAGTACGGCGGGCTGGGCCTGTCGATGTACGAGGAGGCCCAGCTCATGTTCGAACTGGGCTACACGACACCGGCGTTGCGCTCGATGTTCGGCACCAACAACGGCATCGCCGGCCACGTCCTGATGGTCGGCGGCACCGAGGAGCAGAAGGCCGAGTGGCTCCCGCGCATCGCCTCCGGCGACGTACTGGCCTCCTTCGCCCTCACCGAGCCCGACGCCGGCTCCGACCCCTCGACGCTCACCACCCGGGCGCACCGGGACGGCGGCGACTGGGTCATCAACGGCGCCAAGCGCTACATCACCAACGCCCCGCTCGCCGACGTCTTCATGACCTTCGCCCGCACCGACAAGGACGCCCCCCGCACCCGCGGCATCTCCACCTTCCTCGTCCCGGCGGGCACCCCCGGCCTCACCGTCGCCCCCAAGGACCACAAGATGGGCCAGTTCGGCGCCTGGACGGCCGACGTGCACTTCGACGACGTACGCGTCCCGGCGAGCGCGATGATCGGCGGCGAGGCCGGACTCAACCAGGGCTTCCGCACCGCGATGGGCTGCCTGGCCCACGGCCGGGTGCACATCTCCGCCCTCTGCGTCGGCATGGCCGAGCGCCTGGTGGACGAGTCGGTGGAGTACGCGCGGACCCGCGTCCAGTCCGGGAAGCCGATCGGGGCCTTCCAGCTGGTCCAGGGCCTGATCGCCGACTCCATGACGGACTACTACGCCGGCCGCGCGACCGTCCTGGAGGCCGCCAGGAAGTTCGACACCGGCGAGGACACCAAGATCGGCCCCTCCTGCACCAAGTACTTCACCAGCGAGATGGTCTCCCGCGTCGCGGACCGCGCGGTCCAGGTCCACGGCGGCGCGGGCTACATGCGCGGCGTACCGGTCGAGCGCTTCTTCCGGGACTCCCGGCTGTTCCGCATCTACGAGGGGACGAGCCAGATCCAGCAGGTCATCATCGCCAAGGCGCTGCTGGGCGAGGTGGCCCGGGGCTGA
- a CDS encoding NPP1 family protein has protein sequence MSYAVKARRTSRFGRAALVAVSAAALTIGLAGSASAGVLTPLAESTTTFQKAFQPYFDYDTDSCFPAAAIDASGALNGGLSPTGSITGQCRTDHLGKANTYSRAKCDSSSGWCGIVYTLYFEKDQAIAGSSLGGHRHDWESVVVWVKQGASQPSYVSASAHGDFDTQAVSAVPMNGAHVEIVYHKDGALTHAFRFAKSGETPEAWPDGGWDTPALVSWDHFPGSNGTALQTTMNNSSWGSANFMIQDSKFGDTLNEAKPSAITFDAYA, from the coding sequence GTGTCCTACGCAGTCAAGGCAAGACGGACGTCCCGATTCGGCAGGGCGGCGCTCGTCGCGGTCAGCGCCGCCGCGCTGACCATCGGCCTGGCGGGCAGCGCCTCCGCAGGTGTGCTGACCCCGCTGGCCGAGAGCACCACGACCTTCCAGAAGGCGTTCCAGCCGTACTTCGACTACGACACCGACAGCTGCTTCCCCGCTGCCGCCATCGACGCGTCGGGGGCCCTCAACGGCGGCCTCAGCCCCACCGGGTCGATCACCGGCCAATGCCGTACGGACCACCTCGGCAAGGCCAACACCTACTCGCGGGCCAAGTGCGACAGCAGCAGCGGCTGGTGCGGCATCGTCTACACGCTCTACTTCGAGAAGGACCAGGCCATAGCCGGCAGCTCGCTCGGCGGGCACCGCCATGACTGGGAGAGCGTCGTGGTCTGGGTGAAGCAGGGAGCGAGCCAGCCCTCGTACGTGTCCGCCTCCGCCCACGGCGATTTCGACACCCAGGCGGTCAGTGCGGTGCCGATGAACGGCGCCCACGTCGAGATCGTCTACCACAAGGACGGCGCGCTCACCCACGCCTTCCGCTTCGCGAAGTCGGGCGAGACGCCCGAGGCCTGGCCCGACGGTGGCTGGGACACCCCGGCCCTGGTCAGCTGGGACCACTTCCCCGGCAGCAACGGCACCGCCCTGCAGACCACGATGAACAACTCCAGCTGGGGCAGCGCCAACTTCATGATCCAGGACTCCAAGTTCGGCGACACCCTCAACGAGGCCAAGCCGTCCGCCATCACGTTCGACGCGTACGCCTGA
- a CDS encoding acyl-CoA dehydrogenase family protein, with product MTSTEPELEELRAAVRDFLAAKSSEEAVRKLMDSTPPFDPDVWAQLADQLRLPALTIPAEYGGDGYGPVELGVVLEEMGRVLLCAPFFSTVVLAAQALLASGDRAACARHLPAIASGRTTATLAVAEDTGLWDAATVSTRAVPAGGRWALTGRKSFVLDGATADLILVIARTTAGPSLFAVDRTAPGLTADPMPALDATRALARLTFASVPAVLIGSEGAAGRLLARVLDTATVALAAEQAGGARRCLEASADYARTRHQFGRPIGTFQAVKHKCADILVQVELAEATAREAARLAAEGSMDFPVAAATAHVVCSRAYMFTAMENIQVHGGIGFTWEHPAHLYFRRAKSSQLLFGGPAVYHERLLDRLGI from the coding sequence GTGACGAGCACCGAGCCCGAACTGGAAGAACTCCGCGCGGCAGTACGCGATTTCCTCGCTGCCAAGTCCTCCGAGGAAGCCGTCCGCAAGCTCATGGACAGCACCCCGCCCTTCGACCCCGACGTCTGGGCCCAGCTCGCCGACCAACTGCGGCTGCCCGCCCTCACCATCCCCGCCGAGTACGGCGGCGACGGGTACGGCCCCGTCGAACTCGGCGTCGTCCTGGAGGAGATGGGCCGCGTCCTGCTCTGCGCCCCCTTCTTCTCCACCGTCGTCCTCGCCGCCCAGGCCCTGCTCGCCTCCGGCGACCGCGCCGCCTGCGCCCGCCACCTCCCGGCCATCGCCTCCGGCCGAACGACCGCGACCCTGGCCGTCGCCGAGGACACCGGACTCTGGGACGCCGCCACGGTCTCCACCCGGGCCGTCCCGGCCGGTGGCCGCTGGGCGCTCACCGGCCGTAAGAGCTTCGTCCTCGACGGCGCCACCGCCGACCTGATCCTCGTCATCGCCCGCACCACCGCCGGCCCCTCCCTCTTCGCCGTCGACCGCACCGCCCCCGGCCTAACCGCCGACCCCATGCCCGCCCTCGACGCCACCCGCGCCCTCGCCCGCCTCACATTCGCCTCCGTACCGGCCGTCCTCATCGGCTCCGAGGGCGCCGCCGGCCGCCTTCTCGCCCGCGTCCTCGACACCGCCACCGTCGCCCTGGCCGCCGAACAGGCCGGCGGGGCGCGCCGCTGCCTTGAGGCGAGCGCGGATTACGCCCGCACCCGCCACCAGTTCGGCCGCCCCATCGGCACCTTCCAGGCCGTCAAGCACAAGTGCGCCGACATACTCGTCCAGGTCGAACTCGCCGAAGCCACCGCCCGCGAAGCCGCCCGCCTCGCCGCCGAGGGCTCCATGGACTTCCCGGTAGCGGCCGCCACGGCCCACGTGGTCTGCTCCCGCGCGTACATGTTCACCGCCATGGAGAACATCCAGGTCCACGGCGGCATCGGCTTCACCTGGGAGCACCCGGCACATCTGTACTTCCGCCGCGCCAAGTCCTCGCAGCTGCTGTTCGGCGGACCTGCCGTCTACCACGAGCGGTTGCTGGACCGGCTGGGGATCTGA
- a CDS encoding thiolase family protein: MMEAVIIGVGLHPFGRFGDKSAMDMGADAVRLALADAGLSWPQIQAGYVGSLEVATPDAVVGKLGLTGLPLRGVFNGCATAGTAVAMAARAIETGEHDLTIAIGMDKHPRGAFAADPSVAGIPAWYGQTGLFLTTHFFGMKINRYMHEHGISHETLAKVAAKNFGNAAANDKAWRRTPLSPEEILASPVLNYPLRQYMYCGPNEGAAALVLCRADQAHRYTTRPVRVRATALRSRRFGAFEVQSPSVPVGEPVPSPTVAASLAAYEAAGIGPEDVDIAQLQDTDAGSEIIHMAENGLCKDGEQERLIAEGATEIGGRLPVNTDGGLLGNGEPIGASGLRQIHEIVQQLRGTAGSRQVPGSPRVGYTHLYGAPGVSAVTILST; this comes from the coding sequence GTGATGGAAGCCGTCATCATCGGCGTGGGGCTGCACCCCTTCGGCCGCTTCGGCGACAAGTCCGCGATGGACATGGGCGCCGACGCCGTACGCCTGGCCCTCGCCGACGCAGGTCTGAGCTGGCCGCAGATCCAGGCCGGGTACGTCGGCAGCCTGGAGGTCGCCACCCCGGACGCCGTCGTCGGCAAGCTCGGCCTGACCGGACTGCCGCTGCGCGGGGTGTTCAACGGCTGCGCCACGGCCGGCACGGCGGTCGCCATGGCGGCCCGCGCCATCGAGACCGGCGAGCACGACCTGACCATCGCCATCGGCATGGACAAGCACCCCCGTGGCGCCTTCGCCGCCGACCCGTCGGTCGCCGGGATCCCCGCCTGGTACGGGCAGACCGGACTGTTCCTCACCACGCACTTCTTCGGCATGAAGATCAACCGCTACATGCACGAGCACGGCATCTCCCACGAGACGCTGGCCAAGGTCGCCGCCAAGAACTTCGGCAACGCCGCCGCCAACGACAAGGCCTGGCGCCGTACCCCGCTCTCGCCCGAGGAGATCCTCGCCTCGCCCGTGCTCAACTACCCGCTGCGGCAGTACATGTACTGCGGGCCCAACGAAGGCGCGGCGGCCCTGGTGCTCTGCCGCGCCGACCAGGCCCACCGCTACACCACCCGCCCGGTGCGGGTCCGGGCGACTGCGCTGCGCAGCCGCCGCTTCGGCGCCTTCGAGGTGCAGAGCCCGTCCGTGCCGGTCGGCGAGCCGGTGCCCAGCCCCACGGTCGCCGCCTCGCTCGCCGCGTACGAGGCGGCCGGCATCGGGCCCGAGGACGTGGACATCGCCCAGCTCCAGGACACCGACGCCGGGTCCGAGATCATCCACATGGCCGAGAACGGGCTCTGCAAGGACGGCGAGCAGGAACGCCTCATCGCCGAGGGCGCCACCGAGATCGGCGGCCGCCTCCCCGTCAACACCGACGGCGGCCTGCTCGGCAACGGCGAGCCCATCGGGGCCTCCGGCCTGCGCCAGATCCACGAGATCGTCCAGCAGTTGCGCGGCACCGCCGGATCCCGTCAGGTGCCCGGCAGCCCGCGCGTCGGCTACACCCACCTCTACGGCGCGCCCGGCGTCTCCGCCGTGACCATCCTTTCCACCTGA
- a CDS encoding SDR family NAD(P)-dependent oxidoreductase, with product MTAGTETEFAGRTALVTAAAGQGIGQAVARRLAAGGATVVVTDIHPGRTEKVARAIAADHPRATVIGLPLDVGDRDRIDQVVDEVTAALGPIRILVNNAAINVLGPIFDYDPAAWDWVVRVNLTGPWYLCRRIMPLMRDAGGGAIVNIGTYAPDIGGAGIEAPYAVTKGGLNVLTRSCAHEGGPHGIRSNCVSMGMVRGTKFVDDHPELRELPDTLGPLGELPHADDIAEAVAFLASDRARFVTGEIVNVSGGSYMRN from the coding sequence ATGACCGCCGGGACGGAAACCGAGTTCGCCGGCCGCACAGCCCTCGTCACCGCCGCCGCCGGCCAGGGCATCGGCCAGGCAGTCGCCCGCCGCCTCGCCGCGGGCGGCGCCACCGTCGTCGTCACCGACATCCACCCGGGCCGCACCGAGAAGGTGGCCCGCGCCATCGCCGCCGACCATCCCCGGGCCACCGTCATCGGCCTCCCCCTGGACGTCGGCGACCGTGACCGCATCGACCAGGTCGTCGACGAGGTCACCGCCGCCCTCGGCCCCATCCGGATCCTCGTCAACAACGCCGCGATCAACGTCCTGGGCCCGATCTTCGACTACGACCCGGCCGCCTGGGACTGGGTCGTACGCGTCAACCTCACCGGCCCCTGGTACCTCTGCCGCCGCATCATGCCCCTCATGCGCGACGCGGGCGGCGGCGCCATCGTCAACATCGGCACCTACGCCCCCGACATCGGCGGCGCCGGCATCGAGGCCCCCTACGCCGTCACCAAAGGCGGCCTCAACGTCCTCACGCGCAGCTGCGCCCACGAGGGCGGCCCGCACGGCATCCGCTCCAACTGCGTGTCCATGGGCATGGTACGCGGCACCAAGTTCGTCGACGACCACCCCGAGCTGCGCGAACTCCCCGACACCCTGGGCCCGCTGGGCGAGCTGCCGCACGCGGACGACATCGCGGAGGCGGTCGCCTTCCTGGCGTCGGACCGGGCGCGGTTCGTCACGGGCGAGATCGTCAACGTGTCGGGCGGGTCGTACATGCGGAACTAG
- a CDS encoding calcium-binding protein, with protein sequence MYRLLSASTALALASGVALLAASAPTAQAAARTATASVDSGNIVQYAAAPGQVNHVWISTKYIGVDPGDNSYTVTVKDRVDITAGRYCAYPDPGDHRVVTCTSPGHGDSYDGDAFQVLLGDRNDTLAVDPASSLSSAIAGGSGNDTIWGTGYDVLYGQGGNDRLNGGGGIWGLGSFGGAGNDLLSGCSSVCHGGSGNDTLYGTDRQANALYGDDGNDTVYGRSGADTLYGGKGNDRLYGEHGNDRLYGNSGNDVLHGGQGSDTLSGGPGRDKLYQN encoded by the coding sequence ATGTACAGGTTACTGAGCGCCTCCACCGCGTTGGCCCTCGCGTCCGGCGTGGCCCTGCTGGCCGCGTCCGCTCCGACCGCGCAGGCGGCGGCCCGCACGGCGACGGCGAGCGTCGACAGCGGCAACATCGTGCAGTACGCGGCCGCTCCCGGCCAGGTGAACCACGTCTGGATCAGCACGAAGTACATCGGCGTCGACCCCGGCGACAACTCCTACACGGTCACCGTCAAGGACCGCGTCGACATCACCGCGGGCAGGTACTGCGCCTACCCCGACCCCGGCGACCACCGTGTCGTGACGTGCACGAGTCCGGGCCACGGCGACTCCTACGACGGCGACGCCTTCCAGGTCCTCCTCGGCGACCGGAACGACACACTGGCGGTCGACCCGGCCAGCTCCCTCTCCAGCGCGATCGCCGGGGGCTCCGGCAACGACACGATCTGGGGAACCGGCTACGACGTGCTCTACGGCCAGGGCGGCAACGACCGCCTCAACGGCGGCGGCGGCATCTGGGGCCTGGGCTCCTTCGGCGGCGCGGGCAACGACCTGCTCAGCGGCTGCTCCTCCGTGTGCCACGGCGGCTCCGGCAACGACACCCTCTACGGCACCGACCGCCAGGCCAACGCCCTCTACGGAGACGACGGCAACGACACCGTCTACGGCCGCTCCGGCGCCGACACGCTCTACGGCGGCAAGGGCAACGACCGTCTGTACGGCGAGCACGGCAACGACCGCCTCTACGGCAACAGCGGCAACGACGTCCTCCACGGCGGCCAGGGCAGCGACACCCTCTCGGGCGGCCCCGGCCGCGACAAGCTCTACCAGAACTGA
- a CDS encoding DUF6215 domain-containing protein — protein sequence MTEDLAIPGKGGRSEVAQVAAALVVVGSVIAVLWGLSVFDKSSARSEKPAACEARKSTDSPEYPMLCAALNRPDLPTLLGTPSEHVSVAQSGGGPFTYADGTKEYDASAEVQLGSVNVRITDNGDMSVKDFADFASSSAASTSVLGHDSVTYSDHTMAISFNFGGGQSSTGTGGIARHLVVAKNPKGGGGSFEIAIWRQDDMTPDDAALFRIAEKVLPTVQGWVTGP from the coding sequence GTGACCGAGGACTTGGCAATACCCGGCAAGGGCGGCAGGAGCGAGGTCGCTCAGGTCGCGGCAGCACTGGTGGTCGTCGGGAGCGTCATCGCTGTGCTGTGGGGGCTGAGCGTCTTCGACAAGTCCTCGGCGCGCAGCGAGAAGCCGGCCGCGTGCGAGGCGCGCAAATCCACGGACTCGCCCGAGTATCCGATGTTGTGCGCCGCGCTCAACCGCCCCGATCTGCCGACGTTGCTGGGCACGCCGAGTGAACATGTCTCCGTCGCACAGTCCGGGGGCGGACCGTTCACCTACGCGGACGGGACGAAGGAGTACGACGCGTCGGCGGAGGTGCAACTCGGGTCCGTCAATGTGCGGATCACCGACAACGGCGATATGTCGGTCAAGGACTTCGCCGACTTCGCGAGCTCGTCGGCCGCGTCGACCTCGGTTCTCGGCCACGACTCGGTGACGTACTCGGACCACACGATGGCGATCAGCTTCAACTTCGGCGGCGGCCAGTCCAGCACCGGGACCGGCGGCATCGCGCGGCACCTCGTCGTCGCGAAGAACCCCAAGGGTGGCGGCGGGTCCTTCGAGATCGCCATCTGGCGCCAGGACGACATGACCCCGGACGACGCGGCGCTGTTCCGGATCGCCGAGAAGGTGCTGCCGACGGTCCAGGGCTGGGTCACGGGACCGTAG
- a CDS encoding acyl-CoA dehydrogenase family protein, protein MEHDDMRAFAAEVRAFLDAHAAKAPDRTALTWGEGDDSMAYFSAEPPEAERLRVDEARQWQRTRYENGFGWITGPAQYGGRELTPVHDMLYDAIESAYDVPDTGTIGVVGLGMIGPTILAHAQPHLKDRWLPAMYRGDAIACQLFSEPGAGSDLAGLETRAVRDGDGDGWVLNGQKVWTSVAQHSQIGVALTRTDPDAPKHRGITAFLVPMDAPGVEVRPLRQMTGGADFNEVFLTDVRIPDDHRLGEVHGGWTVALTTLMNERATVGNEGAGPASAALSPDRLAALMRATWTWDDRALRGRLAELLADAMATDHLNARAMRKLRAGVAPGPEMSVSKLMYGQNLTRAAHFVSDVLGPRLIADTGQWGTYAWSELLLATPALRILGGTEEIMKNILAERVLGLPKDPAIDSRSPFRELRNGGTR, encoded by the coding sequence ATGGAGCACGACGACATGCGGGCCTTCGCGGCGGAGGTGCGCGCCTTTCTCGACGCCCACGCCGCCAAGGCCCCCGACCGCACCGCCCTCACCTGGGGCGAGGGCGACGACAGCATGGCCTACTTCAGCGCGGAGCCCCCCGAGGCCGAGCGGCTCCGCGTGGACGAGGCCAGGCAGTGGCAGCGCACCCGCTACGAGAACGGCTTCGGCTGGATCACCGGTCCCGCCCAGTACGGCGGCCGTGAGCTGACGCCGGTCCACGACATGCTGTACGACGCCATCGAGTCCGCGTACGACGTCCCCGACACCGGCACCATCGGCGTCGTCGGCCTCGGCATGATCGGCCCGACGATCCTGGCCCACGCCCAGCCGCACCTCAAGGACCGCTGGCTGCCCGCGATGTACCGGGGCGACGCCATCGCCTGCCAGCTCTTCAGCGAACCCGGCGCGGGCTCCGACCTGGCGGGCCTGGAGACCCGGGCCGTACGGGACGGCGACGGCGACGGCTGGGTCCTCAACGGCCAGAAGGTGTGGACGTCCGTCGCCCAGCACAGCCAGATCGGCGTCGCCCTCACCCGCACCGACCCCGACGCGCCCAAGCACCGCGGCATCACGGCCTTCCTGGTGCCCATGGACGCCCCCGGGGTCGAGGTCCGGCCGCTACGCCAGATGACCGGCGGCGCCGACTTCAACGAGGTCTTCCTCACCGACGTCCGGATCCCCGACGACCACCGCCTCGGCGAGGTCCACGGCGGCTGGACCGTCGCCCTCACCACCCTCATGAACGAGCGCGCCACCGTCGGCAACGAAGGCGCGGGCCCCGCCTCCGCCGCCCTTTCCCCCGACCGCCTCGCCGCCCTCATGCGCGCCACCTGGACCTGGGACGACCGCGCGCTGCGGGGCCGCCTCGCCGAACTCCTCGCGGACGCCATGGCCACCGACCACCTCAACGCCCGCGCCATGCGCAAGCTGCGGGCCGGCGTCGCCCCCGGCCCCGAGATGTCCGTCTCCAAGCTGATGTACGGTCAGAACCTCACCAGGGCCGCCCACTTCGTCTCCGACGTGCTCGGACCCCGCCTCATCGCCGACACCGGCCAGTGGGGCACGTACGCCTGGTCGGAACTGCTGCTCGCCACCCCAGCCCTGCGCATCCTGGGCGGCACCGAAGAGATCATGAAGAACATCCTCGCGGAGCGCGTCCTCGGCCTCCCCAAGGACCCGGCCATCGACAGCCGGTCGCCCTTCCGCGAACTGCGCAACGGAGGTACGCGGTGA
- a CDS encoding DoxX family protein: MSARRGGCRGRDTAALVLRATLGPMLFAHGWNKAAGPGGLDGTTGWFRSLGLEPAHLHARMAAGTEMAAGVGLALGAGGPLPAAAAVGLMTVAARTDHRGKGFFVFKGGWEYVGVVGGAAVALAALGPGRYSVDGLLRRDRGGPGPALLAAGLGVVSAAVLLKLSYHPDDKPAEQ, encoded by the coding sequence CTGTCGGGGCCGCGACACCGCCGCGCTGGTGCTGCGCGCGACGCTCGGGCCGATGCTCTTCGCCCACGGCTGGAACAAGGCCGCCGGCCCCGGCGGTCTCGACGGCACGACCGGCTGGTTCAGGTCCCTCGGCCTCGAACCGGCCCACCTCCACGCCCGGATGGCCGCCGGCACCGAGATGGCCGCCGGGGTCGGTCTCGCCCTCGGCGCCGGGGGCCCGCTCCCGGCGGCGGCCGCCGTCGGCCTGATGACGGTGGCGGCCCGGACCGACCACCGGGGCAAGGGCTTCTTCGTCTTCAAGGGCGGCTGGGAGTACGTCGGCGTGGTCGGCGGCGCGGCTGTCGCCCTGGCCGCGCTCGGCCCCGGCCGGTACTCGGTCGACGGCCTGCTGCGCCGCGACCGCGGCGGACCCGGACCGGCGCTGCTCGCCGCAGGCCTGGGCGTCGTAAGCGCGGCCGTACTCCTGAAGCTGAGCTACCACCCGGACGACAAGCCCGCAGAGCAGTGA
- a CDS encoding enoyl-CoA hydratase/isomerase family protein, giving the protein MYDLPADLVVTADGPIRLVELNRPDQLNSTSEELHTALAGVWDAIAADPGARVVVLTGRGRAFSAGGNFDVMTRVQTEPAFRDQNVTEARRIITGMLRCPVPVIAAVNGPAVGLGCSLALLSDLVLIAEGAHIADPHVQVGLVAGDGGALVLPLLVGLVRAKELLFLGERVSAEDAVRLGIANRVVPADKLLDEAMDLARRLAALPAQALRDTKRAVNLHVEQVMGSVGEAALLAERESMHSAEHIAIIDRIRAKTGNRA; this is encoded by the coding sequence ATGTACGACCTGCCCGCCGACCTCGTCGTGACGGCCGACGGCCCGATCCGGCTGGTGGAGCTGAACCGCCCCGACCAGCTCAACTCCACCAGCGAGGAGCTGCACACAGCCCTCGCCGGGGTCTGGGACGCCATCGCCGCCGACCCCGGCGCCCGGGTGGTCGTCCTCACCGGACGGGGCCGGGCCTTCAGCGCCGGCGGCAACTTCGACGTCATGACCCGCGTCCAGACCGAGCCCGCCTTCCGCGACCAGAACGTCACCGAGGCCCGCCGCATCATCACCGGCATGCTCCGCTGCCCCGTCCCCGTCATCGCCGCCGTCAACGGCCCGGCGGTCGGCCTCGGTTGCAGCCTCGCCCTGCTCAGCGACCTCGTACTCATCGCCGAGGGCGCACACATCGCCGACCCGCACGTCCAGGTCGGCCTGGTGGCCGGTGACGGCGGCGCGCTCGTGCTGCCGCTGCTGGTCGGGCTCGTACGGGCCAAGGAGCTGCTCTTCCTGGGCGAGCGGGTGAGCGCCGAGGACGCCGTACGCCTGGGCATCGCCAACCGGGTGGTCCCCGCCGACAAGCTCCTGGACGAGGCCATGGACCTCGCCCGACGGCTGGCCGCGCTGCCCGCCCAGGCCCTGCGCGACACCAAACGGGCGGTGAACCTCCACGTGGAGCAGGTCATGGGCAGCGTCGGGGAGGCCGCGCTGCTCGCCGAGCGGGAGAGCATGCACTCCGCCGAGCACATCGCGATCATCGACCGGATCCGGGCCAAGACCGGGAACAGGGCATGA
- a CDS encoding Zn-ribbon domain-containing OB-fold protein → MTEPRPVAEGLFTWPAAEPRLIASECAGCGLIAFPAAAHCLRCGDPESAERLLADRGVLWTFTTQNFRPPSPPYDGDDTAETFRPFTVGYVELPGEVIVEARLTEPDPERLVIGQEMRLTVVPYSVDPDGTEVVTFAFAPATALAQEA, encoded by the coding sequence ATGACAGAACCCAGGCCAGTGGCGGAGGGCCTCTTCACATGGCCCGCCGCCGAACCCAGGCTCATCGCCTCGGAGTGCGCCGGATGCGGGCTGATCGCCTTCCCGGCCGCCGCCCACTGCCTGCGCTGCGGCGACCCGGAGTCCGCCGAGCGGCTGCTGGCCGACCGGGGCGTCCTGTGGACCTTCACCACCCAGAACTTCCGGCCGCCCTCCCCGCCGTACGATGGTGACGACACCGCCGAGACCTTCCGGCCGTTCACCGTGGGCTACGTAGAACTGCCCGGCGAGGTCATCGTCGAGGCCCGGCTTACCGAGCCCGACCCGGAGCGGCTCGTGATCGGCCAGGAGATGCGCCTCACCGTCGTGCCGTACTCCGTCGACCCCGACGGCACCGAGGTCGTGACCTTCGCGTTCGCGCCCGCGACCGCCCTCGCACAGGAGGCGTGA